The proteins below are encoded in one region of Pontibacter deserti:
- a CDS encoding nuclear transport factor 2 family protein, whose translation MKISREEVLSIEAKLIEAIKSSDIKFLDSILYDDLLFIAPNGQVITKQMDLDSHRAGEMLVEQLLPTIEEVKIVDDTAIVIVVYDTKGTMLGNPIEGQFRYLRIWKQFSDGLKVIGGSCFKLT comes from the coding sequence ATGAAAATTAGCAGAGAAGAGGTTTTAAGTATAGAAGCCAAACTTATTGAGGCAATAAAATCAAGTGACATTAAGTTTTTGGATAGTATTCTATATGATGATCTGCTATTTATAGCACCCAACGGACAGGTGATTACGAAACAAATGGACCTGGATTCTCACCGGGCAGGTGAAATGTTGGTGGAACAACTCTTGCCAACTATTGAAGAAGTGAAAATTGTTGATGATACCGCCATTGTTATAGTTGTTTATGATACAAAGGGAACAATGCTGGGCAACCCCATTGAGGGGCAGTTTCGCTATCTCAGGATCTGGAAACAGTTTAGTGACGGGTTAAAAGTAATCGGAGGTAGTTGCTTTAAGTTAACATAA
- a CDS encoding DUF1272 domain-containing protein, with product MLEIRPICENCGKDLPPDSTEAMICTFECTFCADCVNNVLHNVCPNCGGGLEKRPVRPGVLLKKYPAETEKLLKTVNLKSFAVLRDKNKHIEPSDR from the coding sequence ATGTTAGAAATAAGGCCCATTTGCGAGAACTGCGGCAAAGACTTACCACCCGACAGCACAGAAGCTATGATCTGCACGTTTGAGTGTACGTTCTGCGCTGATTGCGTAAATAATGTACTGCATAACGTTTGCCCTAATTGTGGTGGCGGCCTCGAAAAGCGTCCGGTCCGTCCAGGAGTATTGCTAAAGAAGTACCCTGCTGAAACCGAGAAGTTGCTTAAAACTGTAAACCTTAAAAGTTTCGCTGTTTTACGTGATAAAAACAAACACATTGAACCCTCTGACAGGTAG